In the Candidatus Hydrogenedens sp. genome, one interval contains:
- a CDS encoding KH domain-containing protein encodes MKELVEFIVKKLVKNPEEVTISSIESEDKIILQLKVNKEDMGRVIGRNGKTIKAIRTLLNIASIKLLKRVNLEVLE; translated from the coding sequence GTGAAAGAGTTGGTCGAATTTATTGTAAAAAAACTGGTTAAAAATCCAGAAGAAGTTACCATATCTTCAATAGAATCAGAAGATAAGATTATCCTTCAATTAAAGGTGAACAAAGAAGATATGGGAAGAGTTATTGGAAGGAATGGTAAAACAATTAAAGCCATTCGGACACTATTAAATATAGCGTCAATAAAATTATTGAAAAGAGTAAATCTGGAAGTCCTTGAATAA
- the rpsP gene encoding 30S ribosomal protein S16: MATVIRLKKGGRTHDPYYRIVVMDSRERRQGKEIDIIGYYQPKARPNPITQIDGEKLKAWLEKGALPSDTVKTLMRKTGVTTNTKNSNV, encoded by the coding sequence ATGGCAACGGTAATACGATTAAAAAAAGGTGGTAGAACACATGACCCCTATTATCGGATTGTGGTTATGGATTCAAGAGAAAGAAGACAAGGCAAAGAAATAGACATTATTGGTTATTATCAACCAAAGGCACGTCCAAATCCAATAACCCAAATCGATGGTGAAAAATTGAAAGCATGGTTAGAGAAAGGTGCACTTCCATCGGACACTGTAAAGACATTAATGCGAAAGACAGGTGTGACAACGAATACTAAAAATAGTAATGTATAA
- the trmD gene encoding tRNA (guanosine(37)-N1)-methyltransferase TrmD — MTLQIDVLTIFPEFFTVPLHHSLLGKAIQEEIIKVNVHNIRDFATDKHKSVDDTPYGGGPGMVMKCEPIFTAVESLREQNTLEHVILLSPAGQVLTQDKLKEMAQWKDFVLICGRYEGVDERVVDGLITEELSIGDYVLSGGELPALVVIEAVSRMLPGVVGEWESVTSDSLYNGLLSYPQYTKPPEYRGMKVPEVLLSGNHIEIKKWRELQAIERTKRKRPDLYVKYQERQKRNSTDEINKTNDI, encoded by the coding sequence ATGACATTGCAAATAGATGTATTAACAATATTCCCTGAGTTCTTTACCGTTCCGCTTCATCATAGTTTGTTAGGAAAAGCGATTCAAGAGGAAATTATTAAAGTGAACGTACATAATATAAGAGATTTTGCAACGGATAAACATAAGTCAGTAGACGATACTCCTTATGGGGGTGGTCCTGGCATGGTGATGAAGTGTGAACCAATTTTTACAGCAGTGGAAAGTTTGAGAGAACAAAATACTCTGGAACATGTGATTCTTCTCTCTCCTGCTGGTCAGGTTTTAACTCAGGATAAACTGAAAGAAATGGCTCAATGGAAAGATTTTGTATTGATATGTGGTAGATATGAAGGAGTAGATGAACGAGTTGTTGATGGTCTTATAACCGAAGAATTATCTATAGGAGATTATGTTTTAAGTGGCGGTGAATTACCAGCACTTGTAGTTATAGAGGCGGTAAGTCGAATGTTGCCAGGTGTTGTCGGTGAATGGGAATCTGTGACCAGTGATTCCTTGTATAATGGTTTACTTTCATATCCACAATATACGAAACCACCAGAATATCGTGGTATGAAAGTTCCAGAAGTGTTATTGTCAGGAAATCACATTGAGATAAAAAAATGGCGTGAATTGCAAGCTATCGAAAGGACAAAACGGAAAAGACCCGACTTGTATGTGAAATATCAGGAAAGACAGAAGAGAAATAGCACCGATGAAATAAATAAAACAAATGATATATAA